Proteins encoded in a region of the Uloborus diversus isolate 005 chromosome 1, Udiv.v.3.1, whole genome shotgun sequence genome:
- the LOC129218401 gene encoding LOW QUALITY PROTEIN: uncharacterized protein LOC129218401 (The sequence of the model RefSeq protein was modified relative to this genomic sequence to represent the inferred CDS: inserted 1 base in 1 codon), with translation MYSIALATIHERYPNQDWFRVYTDGSATPSAGRAGAGAYSKHFSLQEPLDTWADNFDGEMNAIFMAIRSIGEPAEQNIVLFVEFQAAIQTITDYNLYPSELESKKSIDSLLRSGREVVFQWIPGHCGIYGNERADILVKXAASLHPPSRPVPLRNAKRLLASKIQHATVSTLRNKADGKPWACLLDDEQRTRLSLLPRALGVASFRTISGHDYLQAHLHKINLADSPLCVLCEGTSPMTGEHFYSCSSFHDIYNCDDFQALTPFEATSLLYWTARRLVFERTMVGEKFLNDFQS, from the exons ATGTACTCTATTGCTTTGGCCACAATACACGAGAGGTACCCTAATCAGGATTGGTTTAGGGTTTATACTGACGGATCGGCCACTCCGTCAGCTGGTAGAGCAGGGGCCGGTGCCTACTCCAAACATTTTAGTCTTCAGGAGCCTCTCGACACTTGGGCGGATAACTTCGATGGAGAAATGAACGCAATTTTTATGGCCATCAGATCTATTGGAGAACCAGCTGAACAAAATATTGTTCTCTTTGTTGAATTTCAGGCTGCGATTCAGACCATTACTGATTACAATCTATATCCTTCAGAACTTGAATCTAAAAAATCCATCGACTCTCTTTTGCGTTCCGGAAGAGAGGTTGTCTTCCAGTGGATCCCAGGCCATTGTGGCATCTATGGAAATGAACGAGCGGACATCTTGGTAA GGGCTGCGTCCCTGCATCCACCTTCTCGCCCGGTTCCACTTAGAAACGCTAAGCGACTTCTCGCAAGCAAAATCCAACATGCTACAGTCTCTACCCTGAGGAACAAAGCTGACGGAAAGCCCTGGGCTTGCCTTCTGGATGATGAACAGCGTACGCGCCTTTCTCTCCTTCCCAGAGCCTTAGGAGTTGCCTCTTTCCGAACAATTTCTGGACATGACTATCTACAGGCCCATTTACATAAAATCAACCTGGCAGATTCACCTCTCTGTGTGCTCTGTGAGGGGACTTCTCCAATGACAGGGGAGCATTTTTATAGTTGCTCCTCTTTTCATGATATTTATAATTGTGATGACTTCCAGGCCCTAACACCCTTTGAGGCCACTTCATTGTTATACTGGACAGCAAGACGCCTTGTGTTTGAAAGAACGATGGTgggc gaaAAATTCCTAAATGATTTTCAATCGTAA